A single window of Loxodonta africana isolate mLoxAfr1 chromosome 10, mLoxAfr1.hap2, whole genome shotgun sequence DNA harbors:
- the DEGS2 gene encoding sphingolipid delta(4)-desaturase/C4-monooxygenase DES2, which yields MGNCAGRSDFEWVYTDQPHTQRRKEMLAKYPAIKTLMRPDPNLKWTVLGMVLAQFVACYLVRGLAWRWLLFWAYAFGGCVNHSLTLAIHDISHNTAFGTCRAAYNRWFAIFANLPIGVPYASSFKKYHVDHHRYLGGDGLDVDVPTHFEGWLFCTPARKLLWLALQPFFYSLRPLCVNPKTVTRMEVLNALLQLAVDAAIFALWGLKPMAYLLASSFLGLGLHPISGHFVAEHYMFLKGHETYSYYGPLNWITFNVGYHVEHHDFPSIPGCNLPLVRKIAPEYYDHLPQHHSWVKVLWDFVFEDSLGPYARVKRVCKLAEDGL from the exons CCAAGTACCCAGCTATAAAGACCCTGATGCGGCCGGACCCAAACCTCAAGTGGACGGTGCTGGGGATGGTGCTGGCTCAGTTTGTGGCCTGCTACCTGGTGCGTGGGCTGGCCTGGCGCTGGCTACTCTTCTGGGCCTATGCCTTCGGCGGCTGTGTGAACCACTCACTGACACTGGCCATCCATGACATCTCCCACAACACCGCCTTCGGCACATGCCGCGCTGCCTACAACCGCTGGTTTGCCATTTTTGCCAACCTGCCCATAGGTGTGCCCTATGCCTCCTCCTTCAAGAAGTACCACGTGGACCACCACCGCTACCTGGGTGGCGACGGGCTGGACGTGGATGTGCCCACGCACTTTGAGGGCTGGCTCTTCTGCACGCCGGCCCGCAAGCTGCTCTGGCTGGCCCTGCAGCCCTTCTTCTACTCGCTGCGGCCACTCTGTGTGAACCCCAAGACCGTGACCCGCATGGAGGTGCTCAACGCCCTGCTGCAGCTGGCCGTGGACGCTGCTATCTTTGCCCTCTGGGGGCTCAAGCCCATGGCCTACCTGCTGGCCAGCTCCTTTCTGGGCCTGGGCCTGCACCCCATCTCAGGCCACTTCGTGGCTGAGCACTACATGTTCCTCAAGGGTCACGAGACCTACTCTTACTATGGGCCCCTCAACTGGATCACCTTCAATGTGGGCTACCACGTGGAGCACCATGACTTCCCTAGCATCCCTGGCTGCAACCTGCCCCTG GTACGGAAGATAGCCCCTGAGTACTATGACCACCTGCCGCAGCACCACTCATGGGTGAAGGTTCTCTGGGACTTTGTGTTCGAGGACTCGCTGGGGCCCTATGCCAGGGTGAAGCGGGTGTGCAAGCTGGCGGAGGACGGCCTGTGA